The following coding sequences lie in one Treponema sp. OMZ 790 genomic window:
- a CDS encoding NAD(P)-binding protein: MSRLEIFSQNKSQLVVEELYKNLQHRIEASPPGLCPVYITRAFIEMCHAQTCGKCVPCRIGLLQLKHILTDVLNGDSTMETLNLIEETAKSIRETADCALGYEAADMVYRAIIYCRDDFEEHVKNGRCGCITTQPVPCVALCPANVDIPGYIALVRDEKYADAVRLIRKDNPFPSTCAFICEHPCEHRCRRNMVDSAINIRGLKRVAVEFAGKVPPPPCAPSTGKTIAIVGGGPAGLTAAYYLQLMGHQTTVYEMLPKLGGMLRYGIPNYRLPKDRLDEDIDAILETGVKVVYGKKIGTDIELNELIKDNDAAIIAIGASTDKKLGLEGEDAEGVISAVQFLRDVGMDNGMDLTGKKTAIIGGGNVAMDAVRTAVRLKSEKVTCLYRRRVADMTALPAEIEGALAEGVEMMTLKAPSKLEVKNGKLTGVWVTPQMISKIKDGRASVVSTGEPDIFIPCEVLVVAIGQDIETQHYEESGIPIDRGKLFTMPSASFKGIPGLFSGGDCASGPSTVIKAIAAGKVMAANIDEYLGYSHTISCDVEIPTPNIDDRLACGRVELGEREASERIKDFKGVELCMSKKEACQESNRCLKCDHFGFGIFKGGRERLW, translated from the coding sequence ATGAGCCGACTTGAGATCTTTTCACAAAACAAATCACAACTTGTTGTTGAAGAGCTTTATAAAAATCTTCAACATAGAATAGAAGCAAGCCCGCCTGGTCTTTGCCCTGTTTACATAACACGTGCGTTTATCGAAATGTGTCATGCCCAAACTTGCGGAAAATGTGTGCCTTGCCGTATAGGCCTTTTACAGTTAAAGCATATTTTAACCGATGTCCTAAACGGAGATTCCACAATGGAAACCCTTAATCTTATTGAAGAAACGGCAAAATCGATAAGAGAAACGGCAGACTGTGCCTTGGGTTATGAGGCTGCAGATATGGTTTACAGAGCCATAATTTATTGCCGTGACGACTTTGAAGAACATGTAAAAAACGGAAGATGCGGTTGTATAACAACTCAACCAGTGCCCTGCGTAGCCCTTTGCCCTGCAAATGTGGATATTCCGGGCTACATAGCTCTTGTGAGAGATGAAAAATATGCTGATGCTGTCCGCCTAATAAGAAAAGATAATCCATTCCCCTCTACATGTGCCTTTATCTGTGAACATCCTTGCGAACATAGGTGCCGCCGAAATATGGTAGATAGTGCTATAAATATAAGGGGATTAAAAAGAGTTGCCGTAGAATTTGCAGGTAAAGTGCCTCCGCCTCCATGCGCTCCTTCTACAGGAAAAACAATAGCTATAGTCGGAGGCGGTCCTGCAGGGCTCACCGCGGCTTATTATTTACAGCTCATGGGGCATCAGACAACCGTATATGAAATGCTGCCCAAATTAGGAGGAATGCTCCGTTACGGTATACCTAATTACCGTCTTCCTAAGGACAGGTTAGACGAAGATATAGATGCAATTCTCGAAACCGGAGTTAAAGTTGTTTACGGTAAAAAAATAGGAACCGACATAGAACTCAATGAACTTATAAAAGATAATGATGCGGCTATTATAGCAATTGGAGCCTCAACCGACAAAAAACTAGGCCTTGAAGGAGAAGATGCCGAAGGCGTTATCTCTGCCGTTCAATTCCTTAGAGATGTGGGAATGGATAATGGTATGGATTTAACAGGCAAAAAAACTGCAATAATAGGAGGCGGAAACGTTGCCATGGATGCTGTGCGTACTGCTGTCCGCCTAAAATCCGAAAAAGTTACCTGTCTTTATCGAAGGCGTGTAGCCGATATGACGGCTCTTCCTGCCGAAATTGAAGGAGCCTTAGCAGAAGGTGTAGAAATGATGACCTTAAAAGCACCTTCAAAACTTGAAGTAAAGAATGGAAAACTCACAGGCGTTTGGGTTACTCCCCAGATGATTTCCAAAATAAAAGACGGCCGAGCCTCCGTTGTATCTACAGGGGAACCGGATATTTTTATTCCGTGTGAAGTGCTTGTCGTTGCAATAGGACAGGATATCGAAACTCAGCATTATGAAGAGTCAGGTATACCTATTGATAGAGGCAAGCTTTTTACGATGCCCAGCGCAAGTTTTAAAGGAATTCCCGGATTATTCTCGGGCGGGGATTGTGCTTCAGGCCCCTCAACAGTTATAAAGGCCATCGCCGCCGGAAAAGTTATGGCTGCAAACATAGATGAATATTTAGGTTACAGCCACACTATAAGCTGTGATGTAGAAATCCCTACACCTAATATAGATGACCGGCTTGCATGCGGAAGGGTAGAATTGGGCGAGAGGGAGGCCTCGGAAAGAATAAAAGACTTTAAAGGTGTAGAATTATGCATGAGTAAAAAAGAGGCTTGTCAGGAATCAAACCGCTGTCTTAAATGCGATCATTTCGGCTTTGGAATATTTAAAGGAGGGCGTGAACGATTATGGTAA
- a CDS encoding [FeFe] hydrogenase, group A gives MVNLTIDNIKITADDNMTIMEAADKSGIPIPRLCFLKDINEIAACRVCVVEVEGKEKLITSCNNSVEEGMIVYTNSPKVRLDRRRTVQMILSQHDCKCATCVRSGNCALQTLANDLNIQDVLYEEQLEHQPWDKKFPLIRDSKKCIKCMRCIQVCDKVQSLNIWELEGTGARTTINVSGSRTIAEADCSLCGQCITHCPVGALRERDDTEKFWRAVADPDKVVVVQVAPAIRTAWGEHLGLDLKDASVNKIFDALKRMGADYVFDTSFSADLTIMEEAYEFLERFSKGELKDRPMFTSCCPGWVRFIKSQYPHLVSYLSSAKSPMQMFGAVMKSYFAETIGKKPEDIFSVAIMPCVAKKSEIDMELFYGEYAGHDMDCVITTREFVRMIKSAHILPETLKEIEADKLFHDASGAGIIFGATGGVMEAALRTAYYAIMGENCPPDAFNVVRNSLQEESGIIEASFNLKDIKLSIAVASGLGNTRRLIDSIEAGEKHYDFVEIMACPGGCVGGGGQPIHDGYELAFDRGQNLYFIDKNSKLRYSHENEDIKTLYNNFFEKPNSHKAHSLLHTDHFLWEMPRSPKRDRKGYVISKNTVIKIP, from the coding sequence ATGGTAAATTTGACTATAGATAATATAAAAATAACTGCTGATGACAACATGACAATTATGGAAGCTGCCGATAAATCGGGTATTCCTATTCCGAGACTTTGTTTTTTAAAAGACATCAATGAAATCGCCGCATGCCGTGTATGTGTTGTTGAAGTTGAAGGCAAGGAAAAACTTATAACCTCCTGTAACAACTCAGTCGAAGAAGGAATGATTGTATATACCAATAGTCCTAAAGTAAGGCTTGACAGAAGAAGAACGGTTCAGATGATTTTGTCTCAACATGATTGTAAGTGTGCAACCTGCGTAAGAAGCGGAAACTGTGCATTACAAACACTGGCAAACGATCTTAACATTCAAGATGTATTATATGAAGAACAGCTTGAACATCAGCCCTGGGATAAGAAATTTCCTCTTATACGGGATTCAAAAAAGTGTATTAAATGTATGCGCTGTATTCAGGTTTGCGACAAGGTTCAAAGCCTTAATATTTGGGAATTGGAAGGAACGGGAGCCAGAACAACCATAAATGTTTCGGGCTCAAGAACCATAGCCGAAGCCGATTGTTCTTTATGCGGTCAGTGCATAACTCATTGTCCCGTAGGAGCTTTGCGCGAAAGAGACGATACCGAAAAATTCTGGAGAGCGGTTGCCGATCCTGATAAGGTTGTTGTTGTTCAAGTTGCCCCTGCAATCCGTACGGCTTGGGGAGAACACTTAGGCCTTGATCTAAAAGACGCTTCCGTCAACAAAATATTCGATGCCCTAAAACGAATGGGGGCCGACTATGTTTTTGATACAAGTTTTTCGGCCGACTTAACCATAATGGAAGAAGCTTACGAATTTCTTGAGCGTTTTTCAAAGGGAGAACTAAAAGATAGGCCGATGTTTACCTCCTGTTGTCCGGGGTGGGTACGTTTCATAAAAAGCCAATATCCCCATCTGGTTTCTTATCTTTCTTCGGCAAAGTCTCCAATGCAGATGTTCGGGGCTGTTATGAAGTCTTATTTTGCAGAGACAATCGGTAAAAAGCCTGAGGATATTTTTTCGGTTGCAATTATGCCCTGTGTCGCAAAAAAAAGCGAGATAGATATGGAGCTTTTCTATGGGGAGTATGCAGGTCACGATATGGACTGTGTTATTACAACCAGAGAATTTGTAAGAATGATTAAGTCAGCCCATATTCTTCCCGAAACCCTCAAAGAAATAGAAGCGGATAAACTTTTCCACGATGCTTCAGGTGCAGGAATTATCTTCGGAGCTACAGGCGGTGTCATGGAAGCGGCCTTGCGCACAGCTTATTACGCAATCATGGGAGAAAATTGTCCGCCCGATGCTTTTAATGTCGTAAGAAATTCCTTACAAGAAGAATCAGGCATTATTGAAGCTTCCTTTAATCTCAAGGATATTAAGTTGAGTATAGCTGTTGCAAGCGGCTTAGGCAATACAAGACGGCTTATCGATTCCATAGAAGCTGGTGAAAAACACTATGATTTTGTAGAAATTATGGCTTGTCCCGGCGGCTGTGTAGGAGGAGGAGGGCAGCCCATACATGACGGTTATGAATTGGCTTTTGACAGAGGGCAAAATTTATACTTTATCGATAAGAATTCGAAATTACGCTATTCCCATGAAAATGAAGATATAAAAACCCTCTATAATAATTTCTTCGAAAAACCGAATAGCCATAAAGCTCACAGTCTTTTGCATACGGATCACTTTTTATGGGAAATGCCTCGAAGTCCTAAGCGGGATAGAAAGGGGTATGTTATAAGTAAAAATACCGTAATAAAGATACCATAG
- a CDS encoding lipopolysaccharide assembly protein LapB produces MKKNIFILFLGVFFFISFSKAFAKGSVEEDLAGEYFSIAQGYTEIKNYSKAVDYYLKAERSEKYKNAVQYNLAQVYALQKDWDSCLKYIEPLYKKAPENIKISTAYAYALASSGNEEKALLIYEKIYLEDKETPEYFFNYVRLLIIVKKYEEAKELLDESKEKFTQDDDKKTISELEKEIERLLNPPEIKKEVKADTNKKKN; encoded by the coding sequence ATGAAAAAAAATATTTTTATACTTTTTTTGGGAGTCTTCTTTTTTATTTCGTTTTCAAAAGCTTTTGCAAAGGGCTCCGTTGAAGAAGACCTTGCAGGAGAGTATTTTTCAATTGCTCAAGGCTATACGGAGATAAAAAACTATTCTAAGGCTGTAGATTATTATCTTAAAGCCGAAAGGTCGGAAAAATATAAAAATGCGGTCCAATATAATCTGGCTCAAGTTTATGCTCTTCAAAAAGATTGGGATTCTTGCCTAAAATATATTGAACCTCTTTACAAAAAAGCTCCCGAAAACATAAAAATATCTACAGCCTATGCCTATGCCCTGGCATCTTCCGGTAATGAAGAAAAAGCTCTTTTAATTTATGAAAAGATTTATTTGGAAGATAAAGAAACTCCCGAATATTTTTTTAATTATGTGAGGCTTTTAATTATCGTAAAAAAATATGAAGAAGCAAAAGAACTTCTCGACGAATCAAAAGAAAAATTTACACAAGATGACGACAAAAAAACTATTAGTGAACTGGAAAAAGAAATCGAAAGACTTTTAAATCCGCCTGAGATCAAAAAAGAAGTAAAAGCTGACACAAATAAGAAAAAGAACTAA
- a CDS encoding uracil phosphoribosyltransferase — protein MGKVIMGAEALDGYLTEDDLRHLNEMNALYREAIENFKVLEKENGEKKKKAKEEVIRLYTEMGHLMQNICKEIPQLKVFSFDTEHESHAEASRVIAKLRSIKTEHSEFLYYTQRSFEMLFKLAYKGHQKDKKNYLVVKTPVTDPVQNYAVHKITDIDHKIENTVMCVMLRGALLPSMILSKEIEEYSSHGYVTPFALFKIKRDDSRKEDDMQYILDLDRSYFNLKELDGKDLIFADPMNATGGSLVTVVKHLKKLGIKPKSISCFHVISALKGALRIVRALDNCTLYTLWMDPALNTSAYIMPGLGDAGDRINGNDTDETPRNIIQLLADYGSNISGLYRSQLRQIEKTVLGN, from the coding sequence ATGGGTAAGGTAATTATGGGAGCTGAAGCTCTTGACGGGTATTTAACTGAAGACGATCTAAGGCATCTTAACGAAATGAATGCTCTTTACCGGGAAGCTATTGAAAATTTTAAGGTTTTAGAAAAGGAGAACGGAGAAAAGAAGAAAAAGGCCAAGGAAGAGGTTATAAGGCTCTATACCGAGATGGGACATCTTATGCAAAATATCTGCAAGGAAATCCCGCAACTTAAAGTTTTTTCCTTCGATACGGAACACGAAAGTCATGCCGAGGCTTCAAGAGTTATTGCAAAGCTCCGCTCTATAAAGACGGAACACAGCGAATTCCTATATTACACCCAGCGTTCTTTTGAAATGCTTTTTAAACTTGCTTATAAGGGGCACCAAAAAGATAAGAAAAACTATCTTGTAGTAAAAACTCCTGTTACCGATCCGGTGCAAAACTATGCCGTTCACAAAATAACCGATATCGACCATAAAATCGAAAACACAGTTATGTGCGTTATGTTGAGAGGAGCCCTTCTCCCTTCAATGATTCTTTCAAAAGAAATCGAAGAATATTCTTCTCACGGCTATGTAACCCCCTTTGCCCTCTTTAAGATTAAAAGGGATGATTCCCGCAAAGAAGATGATATGCAGTACATCCTTGATTTGGATAGGTCATATTTTAACTTAAAAGAATTGGACGGCAAAGATCTTATTTTTGCCGATCCTATGAATGCTACCGGAGGAAGTCTTGTAACAGTTGTAAAGCATTTAAAAAAATTGGGTATAAAGCCGAAATCCATAAGCTGCTTCCATGTAATTTCTGCCTTAAAGGGAGCTTTGCGTATTGTGCGTGCCTTGGATAATTGTACCCTCTACACCCTTTGGATGGATCCTGCCCTAAACACCTCGGCCTATATAATGCCGGGCTTGGGCGATGCAGGAGACAGAATAAACGGAAACGACACTGATGAAACACCTCGAAACATCATTCAGCTCCTTGCAGATTACGGCTCAAATATTTCGGGGTTATACCGCTCTCAATTAAGACAGATAGAGAAAACCGTTTTAGGAAACTAA
- a CDS encoding uracil-DNA glycosylase family protein has protein sequence MNNKNNSALNSSTEHVHPFEPFVSKNTKTLILGTFPGKDFTDPNKENDKEDWYYGNKRNEFWELIEYALCCKENSLKTIKEKKEVLEKHNIGITDIVKKAIRTENNNSDKNLEVMETNDLNSLLDKYKGIDTIVLTSKDMYKKFFKKYYVETDDAILKQDKNNKPETHEEQGKKINIYYYTFKGRSIRVVPLHTPARKNVANISIDIKKALYKYILKNNK, from the coding sequence ATGAACAACAAAAACAATTCTGCTTTAAATAGCAGCACAGAACATGTACATCCGTTTGAACCCTTCGTCTCTAAAAACACAAAGACACTAATATTGGGCACCTTTCCGGGAAAAGATTTTACGGATCCTAATAAAGAGAATGACAAAGAAGATTGGTATTACGGCAATAAGCGTAACGAATTTTGGGAATTAATAGAATATGCTTTATGTTGTAAAGAAAATTCATTAAAGACAATAAAAGAAAAAAAAGAAGTATTGGAAAAACACAATATAGGCATAACAGATATTGTCAAAAAAGCAATACGAACTGAAAATAATAATTCAGATAAAAACCTTGAAGTTATGGAAACTAACGATCTTAACTCCCTTCTTGATAAATATAAAGGTATTGATACAATCGTACTTACTTCCAAAGACATGTACAAAAAATTTTTTAAAAAATATTATGTAGAAACTGACGATGCCATTTTAAAACAAGATAAAAACAATAAACCGGAAACTCATGAAGAGCAAGGTAAAAAAATAAATATCTATTATTATACTTTTAAAGGAAGATCAATCCGTGTTGTCCCATTACATACTCCTGCAAGAAAAAATGTAGCAAATATATCAATAGATATAAAAAAAGCACTATATAAATATATACTAAAAAATAATAAGTAA
- a CDS encoding fibronectin type III domain-containing protein, giving the protein MEKTNLKIKKKFLNRAVFITALLVVAGLLFTGCPQKPEVKLGDKVPPAEVTELKAVAGSGKVSLSWKNPSDEDLYQVEITASPAAGTLANAVYLSAEKSKEGSFIVENLTEGTEYTFTVKTIDTSLNKSKGTSIKKSPRPAGSPMTLNLTQNPTAPTNGNVTISLTSSTSVKTAKWKKGVHSAKDVLASGTTITGNSFEVSENSKYSVGVQDNEGRREVEIIEISNIDKTAPSKVKSLRAYYNSGTQIISLNWDASIDTDFSHYLVSYKKGGTPIVTEQVKTETSFTIENIEPDGSEYEFTLKTVDRAGNKGEEAKISLTASMSPPLLRYF; this is encoded by the coding sequence ATGGAAAAAACTAATTTAAAAATTAAGAAGAAATTCTTAAATCGGGCAGTATTTATTACTGCATTGTTGGTGGTTGCGGGTCTCTTATTTACAGGCTGTCCGCAAAAGCCTGAGGTAAAACTTGGGGACAAGGTTCCGCCCGCCGAAGTTACGGAACTTAAAGCAGTTGCCGGCAGCGGTAAGGTAAGTTTAAGCTGGAAAAATCCTAGTGATGAGGATTTGTATCAGGTAGAAATTACAGCAAGCCCTGCGGCAGGAACCCTTGCCAATGCCGTTTATCTTTCGGCTGAAAAGAGTAAAGAAGGTAGTTTTATTGTAGAAAACCTTACGGAAGGTACGGAATACACATTTACAGTTAAGACAATCGACACAAGCCTTAACAAAAGTAAGGGGACAAGCATAAAAAAAAGTCCCAGACCGGCAGGTTCCCCTATGACCCTTAACCTGACGCAAAATCCTACAGCTCCTACGAACGGAAATGTTACCATCAGCCTAACTTCAAGTACATCGGTAAAAACTGCAAAATGGAAAAAAGGCGTACACAGTGCAAAAGACGTTTTGGCAAGCGGAACAACAATTACCGGTAATAGTTTTGAGGTAAGCGAAAACTCTAAGTATTCCGTGGGTGTTCAGGACAATGAGGGCAGAAGAGAAGTTGAAATTATTGAGATTAGCAATATAGACAAGACAGCTCCTTCAAAGGTTAAAAGTCTTAGAGCATACTACAATTCGGGTACCCAAATAATAAGCTTAAACTGGGATGCTTCTATAGATACCGATTTTTCCCACTATCTTGTAAGTTACAAAAAGGGCGGAACGCCGATCGTAACGGAGCAGGTCAAAACCGAAACAAGCTTTACGATTGAAAATATTGAACCTGACGGATCGGAATATGAATTCACCCTTAAGACTGTAGACAGAGCAGGAAACAAGGGCGAAGAAGCAAAAATCTCCCTTACCGCCTCCATGAGTCCTCCCTTACTGCGATACTTTTAA
- a CDS encoding endo alpha-1,4 polygalactosaminidase, which translates to MKNTKYLYMVLIFFTIIVIKGMAAENNKEYKVLIGMVSDKAVNLKGIKTLVIDAEFFSKKDIEQLHKNGNVNIFSYLNIGSIETFRDDYEAFEDIALGDYENWDEEKWINVADKRWQKRIKDKARLLSQKGIDGFFLDNADIYYHYQTPEIYRGLMTLLHEIHKENKPIIINGGDTFISQAMKQNALKGIVNGINQESVFTEINFKNNTFGVKPIEDREYFFAYLDKCKTYGFTVYLLEYGPSKKIEKDIEAYCQNNGFIYDISHSLQLDKPF; encoded by the coding sequence ATGAAAAACACAAAATATCTTTACATGGTTTTGATTTTTTTTACGATTATTGTAATAAAAGGCATGGCGGCAGAAAACAACAAAGAGTATAAAGTACTGATAGGTATGGTCTCCGACAAAGCGGTAAATCTTAAAGGAATAAAAACACTGGTAATTGATGCTGAATTTTTTTCTAAAAAAGATATAGAACAGCTTCACAAAAACGGAAATGTTAATATATTTTCTTATTTAAACATCGGCTCTATCGAAACATTCCGCGATGATTATGAAGCGTTTGAAGATATAGCTTTAGGCGACTATGAAAATTGGGATGAAGAAAAATGGATAAATGTTGCGGACAAAAGATGGCAAAAAAGAATAAAGGACAAAGCACGGCTCTTATCTCAAAAAGGCATAGACGGTTTTTTTCTTGATAATGCCGACATCTATTATCATTATCAAACACCCGAAATATATCGGGGACTTATGACTCTTTTACATGAAATACATAAAGAAAATAAACCTATTATAATAAACGGCGGAGATACTTTTATAAGTCAAGCAATGAAGCAAAATGCTCTTAAAGGAATCGTAAACGGAATCAATCAGGAAAGCGTATTTACCGAAATAAATTTTAAGAATAATACATTTGGAGTAAAACCCATAGAAGACAGAGAGTATTTTTTTGCCTATCTGGATAAATGTAAAACCTACGGATTTACCGTCTATTTACTGGAATACGGCCCAAGCAAAAAAATTGAAAAAGACATAGAGGCGTATTGTCAAAACAACGGATTTATCTACGACATATCCCATTCATTGCAGCTCGATAAACCTTTTTAA
- a CDS encoding bifunctional 2-polyprenyl-6-hydroxyphenol methylase/3-demethylubiquinol 3-O-methyltransferase UbiG → MNVYDLIAEHYSDLFPLETEKLEFIQHLCPLPGRLCDAGCATGELAMGLYQKGYNICGLDLNAKMIGIAEKKASCIRKTGELMFYHADIADIMQFGKFKGVLCFGNTLPHLRDEDILRRFFSSVYGSLEEHGIFIVEVLNYDRILADKKMNFKDKETKDFIFKRHYDFLPDGDIRFTIEFTDKLCSTVGSDFTVLHPLKRQMLLALFKQAGFKSVSAYSDYSFTESRAEDYAVVYTANK, encoded by the coding sequence ATGAATGTATACGATTTAATTGCAGAACATTACAGCGACCTTTTTCCGCTTGAAACGGAAAAACTTGAATTTATACAACACCTTTGTCCGTTGCCGGGCAGATTGTGCGATGCAGGCTGTGCAACCGGTGAACTTGCAATGGGTTTATATCAAAAGGGATATAATATATGCGGACTCGACTTAAATGCAAAGATGATTGGAATTGCAGAAAAGAAAGCTTCGTGTATCCGCAAAACAGGTGAACTTATGTTCTATCATGCAGATATCGCCGATATTATGCAGTTCGGTAAATTTAAGGGAGTGTTGTGTTTCGGTAATACGCTTCCGCATTTGCGTGATGAAGATATTCTCCGCCGTTTTTTTAGTTCCGTGTATGGGTCATTAGAGGAACACGGCATCTTTATTGTTGAAGTTCTCAATTATGACCGCATCCTTGCTGATAAAAAAATGAACTTTAAAGATAAAGAAACGAAAGATTTTATTTTTAAGCGGCACTATGATTTTTTACCTGACGGGGATATCAGATTTACTATAGAATTTACCGATAAGCTGTGCAGTACCGTTGGTTCGGATTTTACGGTATTACATCCACTTAAGAGGCAAATGCTTTTAGCCTTATTTAAGCAGGCAGGATTCAAATCCGTTTCAGCATATTCTGATTACAGCTTTACGGAAAGCCGTGCAGAAGATTATGCCGTAGTATACACAGCAAATAAATAA
- a CDS encoding TetR/AcrR family transcriptional regulator: MNTGTYAQTHETILKNGKELFLKEGFERANLREICRLSGVTTGGFYRHFKDKADLFSALVEPAVQGLLEQYSASEKLCFGVLEEGGIEEIWKVSAEALEDFVSYIFDNLEAFKLVLCCASGTKYADFTDWMVKREMKDMYKTYELLEKKGIAVRRLPEKELHMLTHAYFSCIFETVLHNFSKKAALQSTKTLAEFFSAGWRKVFGVED; this comes from the coding sequence ATGAATACCGGAACTTACGCACAAACACACGAAACGATTCTCAAAAATGGCAAAGAACTTTTTTTGAAGGAAGGCTTTGAGCGTGCCAATTTGCGTGAAATATGCAGGCTTTCAGGCGTTACTACAGGCGGATTTTACCGGCACTTTAAGGATAAGGCCGACCTTTTTTCCGCATTGGTGGAGCCTGCGGTTCAAGGCTTGTTGGAGCAATATTCCGCCTCCGAAAAATTGTGCTTCGGAGTGCTTGAAGAAGGCGGCATAGAGGAAATATGGAAGGTTTCGGCTGAAGCCCTTGAAGATTTTGTCTCTTATATTTTCGACAATCTTGAAGCTTTTAAACTGGTTCTATGCTGTGCATCCGGTACCAAATATGCCGATTTTACCGATTGGATGGTAAAGCGGGAAATGAAGGATATGTATAAAACCTACGAACTGCTTGAAAAAAAAGGTATTGCCGTCCGCCGGCTTCCCGAAAAAGAATTGCACATGCTTACCCATGCGTATTTTTCCTGTATCTTTGAAACCGTGCTGCATAACTTTTCAAAAAAAGCCGCCTTACAGTCAACGAAAACTTTGGCAGAATTTTTTTCCGCCGGCTGGAGGAAGGTTTTCGGGGTGGAGGATTAA
- a CDS encoding NUDIX domain-containing protein → MNNEFEIELQDTEWQFSYIDHDREIVRAIVIDNNENYYFVRVQRDDDFGKVTLIETAGGGVEPNENLEDAIRRELKEELGAEVEILSKIGVVSDYYNLIHRHNLNNYYLCRVKFFGDKNMTQTEIDDFHLSTLKLRYEEAVDEYKKYSNSRLGKLIANREIPILMRAKKMIVENPIF, encoded by the coding sequence ATGAATAATGAATTTGAAATTGAACTGCAAGATACTGAATGGCAGTTTTCTTATATCGATCATGATAGAGAAATTGTAAGAGCTATTGTAATTGATAATAATGAAAATTATTATTTTGTAAGAGTGCAAAGAGACGATGATTTTGGTAAAGTAACACTGATTGAAACTGCAGGCGGCGGTGTTGAACCTAATGAAAATTTAGAAGATGCAATTAGAAGAGAACTTAAAGAAGAATTGGGTGCGGAAGTTGAAATTCTTTCTAAAATAGGAGTTGTCAGTGATTACTATAATTTAATTCACAGGCATAATCTGAACAATTATTATCTTTGCAGAGTAAAATTTTTCGGCGATAAGAATATGACGCAAACAGAAATTGATGACTTTCATTTATCTACCTTAAAGTTACGTTATGAAGAAGCTGTAGATGAATATAAGAAATACTCAAACAGCAGGTTAGGAAAACTCATTGCAAATAGAGAGATTCCGATCCTTATGAGAGCAAAAAAGATGATTGTTGAAAATCCCATATTTTGA
- a CDS encoding nitroreductase family protein translates to MNTFLELAKSRHSVRSYEKRAVEAEKLNSILEAGRIAPTAANMQPCRFLVLNDEAAMSKLQKACTPHGAPLAIVVCADKKAAWVRPFDKASMADIDTSIATDHMMMCAQDMGLSSCWITYFKPDVVRTEFNIPDDLVPVNILVIGYGKEAAKSPDRYDDERNPMDMIVQYSSF, encoded by the coding sequence ATGAACACATTTTTGGAACTCGCCAAAAGCAGACATTCGGTGAGAAGTTATGAAAAGCGCGCTGTTGAGGCGGAAAAGCTTAACAGTATTTTGGAAGCGGGGCGTATTGCTCCTACGGCGGCAAATATGCAGCCCTGCCGTTTTCTTGTTTTAAATGACGAGGCGGCGATGAGTAAGCTGCAAAAGGCATGTACTCCGCACGGGGCACCGCTTGCCATTGTGGTATGCGCCGACAAAAAAGCGGCGTGGGTTCGTCCTTTTGATAAGGCAAGTATGGCGGATATTGACACAAGTATCGCTACTGACCACATGATGATGTGCGCTCAAGATATGGGGCTTTCAAGCTGTTGGATTACTTATTTTAAGCCCGATGTAGTGCGTACCGAATTCAATATTCCCGATGATTTGGTTCCGGTAAACATTTTGGTTATCGGTTACGGAAAAGAAGCGGCAAAATCGCCTGACCGCTATGACGATGAGCGGAATCCGATGGACATGATAGTTCAATACTCATCATTTTAG